A portion of the Staphylococcus felis genome contains these proteins:
- a CDS encoding ABC transporter ATP-binding protein, translated as MLEIKELSKKFKNNEKYSLKNVSFQVNQGEIVGLIGKNGAGKTTLMKLIAKAIKPTDGNILINQKSILKSPNSLNDFGFMIEGSLFNHLNAIEHLKFFISLNGKAKHRENIEDVLKLVDLWEKRHINPNNFSFGMKQRLSLAICLVTEPKILILDEPFVGLDPNGVEKLIETLKQWVQKKDTAIIISSHQLSELEEICSRFLFIDNGELREDFVLDQKDTTIIELNKSFIFTTEYKEKYEKYIKLTAKSEMIEVSNDKEVLNDLLSDLMKEYRILNLKDKKDYIQQKFKGENR; from the coding sequence ATGTTAGAAATCAAAGAGTTAAGTAAAAAATTTAAAAATAATGAAAAATATTCACTCAAAAATGTAAGTTTTCAAGTAAATCAAGGAGAAATAGTGGGGCTTATAGGTAAAAATGGTGCTGGAAAAACTACATTGATGAAACTTATAGCCAAGGCAATTAAGCCTACTGATGGTAATATATTAATTAATCAAAAAAGTATATTAAAATCACCTAATTCTTTAAATGACTTTGGTTTTATGATTGAAGGATCGTTATTTAATCATTTAAATGCTATTGAACATTTGAAATTTTTCATCAGCTTAAATGGGAAAGCAAAACACAGAGAAAATATTGAAGATGTATTAAAACTTGTGGACTTATGGGAAAAACGTCATATTAATCCAAATAACTTTTCTTTCGGGATGAAACAACGGCTTTCTTTAGCTATTTGTTTAGTTACAGAACCTAAGATTCTCATTTTAGATGAACCTTTTGTAGGTCTAGACCCTAATGGTGTTGAAAAATTAATTGAAACATTAAAACAGTGGGTGCAAAAAAAAGATACAGCTATTATAATTTCTAGTCATCAATTAAGTGAGCTAGAAGAAATATGTAGTAGATTTTTATTCATTGATAATGGTGAATTAAGAGAAGATTTTGTATTAGATCAAAAAGATACAACTATTATAGAACTTAATAAAAGTTTTATTTTTACTACTGAATACAAAGAGAAGTATGAAAAATATATCAAGTTAACAGCGAAAAGTGAAATGATAGAAGTGTCCAATGATAAAGAAGTTTTAAATGATTTACTTTCAGATTTAATGAAAGAGTATCGAATTTTAAATTTGAAGGATAAAAAAGACTATATACAACAAAAATTCAAAGGAGAAAACAGATAA
- a CDS encoding glycoside hydrolase family 35 protein, protein MSRFKIASDFLLDEKPIKILSGAIHYFRMPKEDWYHSLYNLKALGFNTVETYVPWNFHETVEGQFDFEGHKDVGTFLKTAQDLGLYAIVRPSPFICAEWEFGGLPAWLLNDRNMRIRSRDPKYLEKVRTYFHELFKILTPLQIDNGGPIIMMQIENEYGSFGEDHEYLNAIKRMMEDEGVTVPFATSDGSWAQCLRAGSMIEDNVLPTGNFGSRTKENFKNLKAFHQEYGKDWPLMCMEFWDGWFNRWGEDIIKRDGDDLANEVRDAVALGSVNLYMFHGGTNFGFWNGCSARGTKDLPQVTSYDYHAPLDETGNPNDKYFALQKMLKEALPDIEQFEPKVKTFMEHKSIPLSGKVSLFEILEDISHKTTSFYPQTMEEAGSGYGYMLYRTSIKKETATENFRIVDARDRVHFFIDQKLKYQAYQEEIGDKFEVTLEGDATADILVENMGRVNYGYKLLAPTQRKGLGQGLMQDLHFVQNWEQFDIDFDLLKESHFEKGWSEEQPAFYKYTFNLEALDNTHIDMSQFGKGIVLVNGFNIGRYWNVGPTQSLYIPKAFLKEGQNEIIVFDTEGVYSDSIDLLKEAQFSN, encoded by the coding sequence ATGAGTCGATTTAAAATAGCGTCAGACTTTTTACTAGATGAGAAGCCAATCAAAATATTATCTGGAGCCATTCACTATTTTAGAATGCCTAAAGAGGATTGGTATCACTCATTGTACAATCTTAAAGCATTAGGGTTTAATACAGTGGAAACGTATGTGCCATGGAATTTTCATGAAACAGTTGAAGGTCAATTTGACTTTGAAGGACATAAAGATGTTGGTACCTTTTTAAAGACTGCACAAGATTTAGGGCTGTATGCGATTGTAAGACCGTCACCATTTATTTGTGCGGAGTGGGAGTTTGGTGGATTACCAGCATGGCTCTTAAATGATCGCAATATGCGAATTCGTTCTAGAGACCCTAAATATTTAGAAAAAGTACGCACATATTTTCATGAGTTATTCAAGATTTTAACACCATTACAAATTGATAACGGTGGTCCAATCATTATGATGCAAATCGAAAATGAATATGGATCATTTGGTGAGGATCATGAGTACTTAAATGCAATCAAACGTATGATGGAAGATGAAGGCGTTACAGTACCTTTTGCCACTTCAGATGGATCTTGGGCACAATGTTTACGTGCAGGTAGTATGATTGAGGACAATGTACTACCGACAGGAAACTTTGGTTCAAGAACGAAAGAGAACTTTAAAAATTTGAAAGCCTTCCATCAAGAGTATGGTAAAGATTGGCCGTTAATGTGTATGGAATTTTGGGACGGCTGGTTTAATCGTTGGGGAGAAGACATTATCAAACGTGATGGCGATGACCTTGCGAATGAAGTTCGTGATGCCGTTGCGCTTGGATCAGTGAACTTATACATGTTCCATGGTGGTACAAACTTTGGTTTTTGGAATGGCTGTTCGGCAAGAGGGACGAAAGACTTACCTCAAGTGACATCTTATGATTACCATGCACCACTAGACGAAACTGGTAATCCAAACGATAAATATTTTGCCTTACAAAAGATGTTAAAAGAAGCACTACCAGATATTGAACAGTTTGAACCTAAAGTCAAAACGTTTATGGAACATAAATCTATACCATTATCTGGTAAGGTGAGTTTGTTTGAAATATTAGAAGATATTTCTCATAAAACAACAAGTTTTTATCCTCAAACGATGGAAGAAGCTGGATCAGGATATGGTTATATGCTGTATCGCACATCAATCAAAAAAGAAACAGCTACTGAAAACTTTCGTATTGTAGATGCGAGGGATCGTGTACATTTCTTTATCGATCAAAAACTTAAGTATCAAGCTTATCAAGAAGAAATTGGTGATAAGTTTGAAGTGACATTAGAAGGGGATGCGACTGCTGATATTCTTGTAGAGAATATGGGACGTGTTAACTACGGTTATAAATTACTTGCACCAACACAACGTAAAGGTTTAGGTCAAGGTTTAATGCAAGACTTACATTTTGTTCAAAACTGGGAGCAGTTTGATATTGATTTTGATCTACTTAAAGAGAGCCACTTTGAAAAGGGTTGGTCAGAGGAACAACCGGCGTTTTACAAGTATACATTTAATCTTGAAGCGCTAGATAACACGCATATCGATATGAGTCAGTTCGGCAAAGGAATCGTATTAGTCAATGGATTTAACATTGGCCGTTATTGGAATGTTGGACCTACACAATCACTCTATATTCCAAAAGCATTCTTAAAAGAAGGTCAAAATGAAATCATTGTTTTTGATACAGAAGGTGTATATAGTGACTCGATTGATTTATTGAAAGAGGCGCAATTTTCAAATTAA
- a CDS encoding VraH family peptide resistance protein produces the protein MKFKNYIMNVKENVLNMKVGSKSFFIMIIAMIILSMIFTPFIGIPAGLIIGSYIYSKY, from the coding sequence ATGAAATTCAAAAACTATATTATGAATGTTAAAGAGAATGTATTGAATATGAAAGTAGGATCAAAAAGTTTCTTTATAATGATTATTGCAATGATTATTTTAAGTATGATTTTTACACCTTTTATTGGAATTCCAGCTGGATTAATTATAGGTTCATATATTTATTCAAAATATTAA
- a CDS encoding PTS sugar transporter subunit IIA, which yields MEKLILVSHGSFCEGIKDSVEMILGPQDYIHTVALTPEQGQEDFEKNFKALVDEGDDIVVFADLQGGTPANTVSKLIMKGENYQLYTGMNLPMIISYINAKMIGQSEDYAQKAKDGIINVNDLLSNDDDDDE from the coding sequence ATGGAAAAATTGATTTTAGTGAGCCACGGTTCATTTTGTGAAGGTATTAAAGATAGTGTTGAAATGATTTTGGGGCCTCAAGATTATATTCATACTGTAGCTTTAACACCTGAGCAAGGCCAAGAAGATTTCGAGAAAAACTTTAAAGCGTTAGTTGATGAAGGTGATGATATTGTTGTATTTGCTGACTTACAAGGTGGAACACCAGCAAACACAGTATCTAAACTTATTATGAAAGGTGAGAACTACCAACTTTATACAGGTATGAACTTACCAATGATTATTAGTTACATTAACGCAAAAATGATTGGTCAATCAGAAGACTATGCGCAAAAAGCAAAAGACGGTATCATCAATGTGAATGACTTATTATCAAATGATGATGACGATGATGAATAA
- a CDS encoding CPBP family intramembrane glutamic endopeptidase, producing MGSLIIILLPDVSINNLQIIGLGISMIVGFILTPTILLHRLIGFNYSVIYMFSMKRFLIYSNDFYNITIFSIKTEDIIHPFIVATCEEFLFRGIFFSLLLCKFSKFKAILIGSLIFSLLLHLNGNFIENFVIKFPASIILYLIRDKLGLQESIVVHWLYNLFITKISS from the coding sequence ATGGGTAGTTTGATTATTATATTACTGCCAGATGTTAGTATTAATAACTTACAAATTATTGGGTTAGGTATCTCAATGATAGTCGGCTTTATATTAACCCCTACGATCCTTTTACATAGACTTATAGGTTTCAACTATAGTGTTATTTATATGTTTAGTATGAAGCGATTTCTTATATATAGTAATGATTTTTACAATATTACTATTTTTTCCATAAAAACAGAAGATATAATACATCCTTTTATTGTCGCTACTTGTGAAGAGTTTTTATTTAGGGGAATATTTTTTAGTTTATTATTATGTAAGTTTTCTAAGTTTAAAGCAATTTTAATAGGGTCATTAATTTTTTCTTTGTTGTTGCATCTAAATGGAAATTTTATAGAAAATTTTGTCATAAAGTTTCCTGCAAGTATTATTTTATATTTAATTAGAGATAAGTTAGGTTTACAAGAATCAATAGTAGTACATTGGTTATATAATTTATTTATCACAAAAATTTCAAGTTAG
- a CDS encoding PTS mannose/fructose/sorbose/N-acetylgalactosamine transporter subunit IIC, with the protein MEILWWQILLLTIYAGYQILDDLQFNIFGHPVFAGIISGLIMGDITTGLIIGGGMQLTILGVGTFGGASRIDANSGTVLAVAFSVALGMNPQQALATLAVPVASLMIQTDILARFTNTFFAHRIDAKIEKMDYKGIERNFLYGAIPWALSRAIPVFLALVFGGGVVKNIVDYLNGDLKWLGDGLTVAGAVLPAVGFAILLRYLPLKKHYPYFIIGFIITALMVTLFDGLSGLGTAVSGLDDKFSMSFSSLPMLAIAAIGFAFAGLEYKRSSAPKSASTTSSNSQDGQNVDDEGEIDDDEL; encoded by the coding sequence TTGGAAATTTTGTGGTGGCAGATACTATTATTAACAATTTATGCAGGCTATCAAATTTTAGATGATTTGCAATTTAACATTTTTGGACACCCTGTATTTGCGGGGATTATCTCAGGTTTAATCATGGGAGATATTACAACTGGTTTAATTATCGGTGGTGGAATGCAATTAACGATTCTTGGGGTTGGAACATTTGGTGGTGCATCGCGTATTGATGCCAACTCTGGGACAGTTTTAGCTGTAGCATTCTCAGTTGCATTAGGGATGAACCCACAACAAGCTTTAGCAACATTAGCAGTACCAGTAGCAAGTTTAATGATTCAAACAGACATTTTAGCACGTTTTACAAACACATTTTTCGCACATCGTATTGATGCAAAAATCGAAAAAATGGATTACAAAGGTATTGAACGTAACTTCTTGTATGGTGCAATTCCTTGGGCATTATCACGTGCGATTCCAGTATTTTTAGCACTTGTATTTGGTGGTGGCGTTGTTAAAAACATCGTTGATTACTTAAATGGTGATTTAAAATGGTTAGGTGACGGATTAACTGTTGCCGGGGCGGTTTTACCTGCAGTCGGTTTTGCAATTTTATTACGTTACTTACCACTTAAAAAACATTATCCATATTTCATTATAGGTTTTATTATTACTGCACTTATGGTGACATTATTTGATGGATTGTCAGGATTAGGAACAGCTGTATCTGGGTTAGATGATAAATTTAGCATGTCATTCTCATCATTACCTATGCTTGCAATTGCTGCAATTGGTTTTGCGTTTGCAGGTTTAGAATATAAACGCTCATCTGCACCAAAATCTGCATCGACAACATCATCGAATAGTCAAGATGGTCAAAATGTTGATGATGAAGGAGAGATTGATGATGACGAATTATGA
- a CDS encoding SdpI family protein produces MILFQSSLFLFLLGNLFQNLPPQKINSYFGFRTKKSMKNQKNWEISQREIAIQLKKIFSYTCLYSTSLLILDIFLIILNKDTILTFSIISQGIILSVLLLKAYIKTNKKLN; encoded by the coding sequence ATGATATTATTTCAGAGTAGCCTTTTTTTATTTCTTTTAGGTAACTTATTTCAAAATTTGCCACCCCAAAAAATTAATTCGTACTTCGGATTTCGAACAAAAAAGTCAATGAAAAACCAAAAAAATTGGGAAATATCACAAAGAGAAATTGCAATACAACTAAAAAAAATATTTTCCTACACATGCTTATATTCAACATCTTTACTAATACTAGATATATTCCTAATAATTCTAAATAAAGACACAATATTAACCTTTTCGATTATAAGTCAAGGAATAATATTAAGTGTTCTCTTACTAAAAGCATATATAAAAACAAATAAAAAGCTCAACTAA
- a CDS encoding PTS system mannose/fructose/sorbose family transporter subunit IID has protein sequence MTNYDQNNINISKSADTENMSNTDQLTGTRPTTPYKLTDKDFRQMNIRSLFFFQWGWNYERMQGSGYLFTILPQLRKIYGDDTPELKEMMQNHAQFFNTSNFFNTIIMGIDIAMEEKEQFAAKESVKGIKVGLMGPFAAVGDAIFGSLVPTIFGAIAANMAQDGNPFGALLWFIAMLAIIVFRWKQLKFAYKEGISLVTTMQHRLEALTNAATLLGVFMVGALVATMIRVQFAWAPKIGDLTVNIQDNANMILPRLLPLIIVFAIYWLLGRKNMNSTRAIFLVIIVSIILSALGVITNI, from the coding sequence ATGACGAATTATGATCAAAATAATATCAATATATCCAAATCTGCTGACACTGAGAACATGAGTAATACAGATCAACTTACTGGAACAAGACCAACAACACCATATAAGTTGACTGATAAAGACTTTAGACAGATGAATATCAGAAGTTTATTCTTCTTCCAGTGGGGTTGGAACTACGAGCGTATGCAAGGTTCAGGTTATTTATTTACGATCTTGCCGCAATTACGTAAAATTTATGGTGATGATACACCAGAACTTAAAGAAATGATGCAAAACCATGCACAATTCTTTAATACAAGCAACTTCTTTAACACGATTATTATGGGTATCGATATTGCGATGGAAGAAAAAGAGCAATTTGCTGCAAAAGAATCTGTTAAAGGGATTAAAGTAGGTCTCATGGGGCCATTCGCAGCAGTTGGGGATGCCATTTTTGGATCATTAGTCCCAACAATATTTGGTGCGATTGCTGCAAACATGGCACAAGATGGTAACCCATTTGGTGCATTACTTTGGTTTATTGCAATGCTTGCGATTATCGTATTTAGATGGAAACAATTGAAGTTTGCATACAAAGAAGGGATTTCTCTTGTTACAACGATGCAACATCGTTTGGAAGCGTTAACAAATGCAGCGACATTGCTCGGGGTATTCATGGTAGGTGCGCTCGTTGCCACAATGATACGTGTTCAATTTGCTTGGGCACCGAAAATCGGGGATTTAACTGTGAATATTCAAGATAATGCGAACATGATTTTACCACGCTTGTTACCATTAATCATTGTATTTGCAATTTATTGGTTACTCGGTCGAAAAAACATGAACTCAACACGTGCAATATTCTTAGTGATTATTGTATCTATCATTTTATCTGCATTAGGTGTTATTACAAATATTTAA
- the nagA gene encoding N-acetylglucosamine-6-phosphate deacetylase: MSYAIVNGRIYTEAGVISEGYIIIEAGQIKAVEEGPYEGELETVDAKGQHILPGFIDIHIHGGYGEDAMDASYDGLQNLAKKLLSEGTTSFLATTMTQSNEAIESALENIVKVQDNQDGTQSADIVGVHLEGPFISENKIGAQNPKYIQRPSIKQLQHFQKVANHQIKIVTIAPEVEGAEETIQTLKDEMIFSMGHSEVTFDQANHASDIGVKHVTHLYNAGTPFLHREPGMFGAAWSNPNIKTEVIVDGVHSHPTAVQIAYQQKGHTGMYLITDAMRAKGMPEGQYELGGQDVIVKDNEAHLKTGSLAGSILKMNDGLRNLIDFTGDTLDTLWRVTSLNQAKALGIDHERGSIAVGKNADLVIVDDAVQVKHTIKNGHIHTF; the protein is encoded by the coding sequence ATGTCTTATGCAATCGTAAACGGTAGGATTTATACTGAAGCGGGCGTTATTTCAGAAGGATATATCATTATAGAAGCGGGTCAAATTAAAGCGGTCGAAGAAGGACCATATGAAGGTGAGCTTGAGACAGTTGATGCTAAAGGTCAACATATACTACCAGGATTTATTGATATCCATATTCATGGTGGTTATGGTGAAGATGCAATGGATGCATCGTATGATGGATTGCAAAATCTAGCGAAAAAACTATTGTCTGAAGGGACAACATCATTTTTAGCAACGACAATGACACAGTCTAATGAAGCCATCGAAAGCGCATTAGAAAATATTGTCAAAGTACAAGACAATCAAGATGGTACACAATCAGCGGATATTGTGGGGGTACATTTAGAAGGACCATTTATTTCAGAAAATAAAATTGGTGCTCAAAACCCAAAATATATCCAACGGCCTTCTATCAAACAATTACAGCACTTTCAAAAGGTAGCAAATCATCAAATCAAAATTGTGACTATTGCACCAGAAGTTGAAGGAGCAGAAGAAACGATTCAAACATTAAAAGATGAGATGATTTTCTCAATGGGCCACTCTGAGGTGACATTTGATCAAGCCAATCATGCATCAGATATTGGCGTGAAACATGTGACGCACCTTTACAATGCAGGAACACCGTTTTTGCATCGTGAACCAGGAATGTTTGGGGCAGCATGGTCCAACCCTAATATCAAAACAGAGGTTATTGTTGATGGTGTACATTCTCATCCAACAGCTGTTCAAATCGCATATCAACAAAAAGGACATACAGGTATGTACTTAATTACTGATGCGATGCGAGCAAAAGGAATGCCTGAAGGACAATATGAACTGGGTGGACAAGATGTGATTGTAAAAGATAACGAAGCACATCTCAAAACGGGATCATTAGCAGGCAGTATCTTAAAAATGAATGACGGTTTACGTAATCTTATCGATTTTACAGGTGATACGTTAGACACACTTTGGCGTGTGACAAGCTTGAATCAAGCGAAAGCATTAGGTATTGACCATGAGAGAGGAAGCATTGCAGTTGGTAAAAATGCAGATCTTGTCATTGTAGATGATGCAGTTCAAGTTAAACATACCATTAAAAACGGACACATTCATACGTTTTAA
- a CDS encoding PTS system mannose/fructose/N-acetylgalactosamine-transporter subunit IIB, protein MAIIGNRIDGRLIHGQVANLWATKLNIGRFMVIDDEVAQSDIDKQALKLATPAGIKLSVLPIEKAATNIKNGKYDSQRVMIIAKRPDRFVELVNQGVKIDELNVGNMSQTNETRSITNSINVMDEDIENFQKLKEQGVNIISQMVPNDKAVDFMTLIKE, encoded by the coding sequence ATGGCAATTATTGGAAATAGAATTGACGGAAGACTTATTCACGGACAAGTTGCAAACTTATGGGCAACAAAATTAAATATTGGTCGCTTTATGGTTATTGATGATGAAGTTGCACAAAGTGATATCGACAAACAAGCACTTAAACTTGCGACACCAGCAGGCATTAAGTTGAGCGTATTACCTATCGAAAAAGCGGCAACTAATATCAAAAATGGCAAATACGATTCACAACGTGTAATGATTATTGCTAAACGTCCAGATCGCTTTGTTGAACTTGTAAATCAAGGCGTCAAAATTGACGAATTGAATGTAGGTAACATGTCACAAACGAATGAAACACGCTCAATTACAAACTCAATTAACGTCATGGATGAAGATATCGAGAACTTCCAGAAGTTAAAAGAGCAAGGTGTAAACATTATTTCGCAAATGGTACCAAACGACAAAGCTGTAGACTTTATGACATTAATCAAAGAGTAG